A region from the Triticum aestivum cultivar Chinese Spring chromosome 3D, IWGSC CS RefSeq v2.1, whole genome shotgun sequence genome encodes:
- the LOC123077283 gene encoding galactinol--sucrose galactosyltransferase: MAPNLSKATDDLLGDVAVDGLKQSPRFTLKGKDLAVDGHPALLDVPANIRLTPASVLVSAAEVAGATDGSFLGFDAPAPESRHVVPIGKLVDTRFMSIFRFKVWWTTHWVGTAGRDVENETQMMVLDRTADRPYLLLLPIVDGAFRASLQSGEDDHVALCLESGSSVVKGSVFRSAVYLHAGDDPFELAREAARVVRAHLGTFRLLEEKTPPPIVDKFGWCTWDAFYLKVHPEGVWEGVRGLAEGGCPPGLVLIDDGWQSICHDDDDPADGAEGMNRTAAGEQMPCRLIKFQENHKFRDYKGGLGLGGFVREMKAAFPTVEQVYVWHALCGYWGGLRPGTPGLPPTKVVAPKLSPGLKRTMEDLAVDKIVNNGVGLVDPEHARELYEGLHSHLQASGIDGVKVDVIHLLEMLCEEYGGRVELAKAYFQGLTESVRRHFGGNGVIASMEHCNDFMLLGTEAVALGRVGDDFWCTDPSGDPNGTFWLQGCHMVHCAYNSLWMGSFIHPDWDMFQSTHPCAAFHAASRAVSGGPVYVSDSVGSHDFALLRRLALPDGTVLRCEHHALPTRDLLFLDPLHDGKTMLKIWNLNRFSGVLGAFNCQGGGWSPEARRNKCWSQCSVPVTARAGPADVEWTQGTAKPVAVEGAAQFAVYFVEAKKLELLLPEETVEITLEPFNYELLVVAPVRVVSPDKDIRFAPIGLANMLNTGGAVQAFESSEVGNGEVTVEVAVKGAGDMAAYSSAKPRLCKVEGEDAEFAYKDGVVTVAVPWSGSSSKLSRVEYVY, translated from the exons ATGGCTCCCAACCTCAGCAAGGCGACCGACGACCTGCTCGGCGACGTGGCCGTGGACGGCCTCAAGCAATCGCCGCGCTTCACGCTCAAGGGCAAGGACCTCGCCGTCGACGGCCACCCGGCCCTCCTCGACGTCCCCGCCAACATCCGCCTCACCCCGGCCTCCGTCCTCGTGTCCGCTGCCGAGGTAGCCGGCGCCACCGACGGCAGCTTCCTCGGCTTCGACGCCCCGGCGCCGGAGAGCCGCCATGTGGTGCCGATCGGCAAGCTGGTTGACACGCGGTTCATGAGCATCTTCCGCTTCAAGGTGTGGTGGACGACGCACTGGGTGGGCACCGCCGGACGCGACGTGGAAAACGAGACCCAGATGATGGTGCTCGACCGCACCGCCGACCGCCCCTACCTGCTCCTCCTGCCCATCGTCGACGGCGCCTTCCGCGCAAGCCTCCAGTCCGGCGAGGACGACCACGTTGCCCTCTGCCTCGAGAGCGGCTCGTCGGTCGTGAAGGGGTCCGTCTTCCGGAGCGCCGTGTACCTGCACGCCGGCGACGACCCGTTCGAGCTGGCGAGGGAGGCGGCCAGGGTGGTGCGCGCCCACCTCGGCACCTTCCGGCTGCTGGAGGAGAAGACGCCGCCGCCGATCGTGGACAAGTTCGGGTGGTGCACCTGGGACGCCTTCTACCTCAAGGTGCACCCGGAGGGGGTGTGGGAGGGCGTGCGCGGGCTGGCGGAGGGCGGGTGCCCGCCGGGCCTCGTGCTCATCGACGACGGCTGGCAGTCCATCTGCCACGACGATGACGACCCCGCCGACGGCGCCGAGGGCATGAACCGCACGGCCGCCGGCGAGCAGATGCCGTGCCGGCTCATCAAGTTCCAGGAGAACCACAAGTTCAGGGACTACAagggcggcctcggcctcggcggcTTCGTGCGCGAGATGAAGGCGGCGTTCCCGACGGTGGAGCAGGTGTACGTGTGGCACGCGCTCTGCGGGTACTGGGGCGGGCTCCGGCCCGGCACGCCGGGGCTGCCGCCGACCAAGGTCGTGGCGCCCAAGCTCTCGCCGGGGCTCAAGCGCACCATGGAGGACCTCGCCGTCGACAAGATCGTCAACAACGGCGTCGGGCTCGTCGACCCGGAGCACGCGCGCGAGCTCTACGAGGGCCTCCACTCCCACCTCCAGGCCTCCGGCATCGACGGCGTCAAGGTCGACGTCATACAT CTGCTGGAAATGCTGTGCGAGGAGTACGGCGGGCGGGTGGAGCTGGCCAAGGCCTACTTCCAGGGGCTGACGGAGTCCGTGCGCCGGCACTTTGGCGGCAACGGCGTGATCGCCAGCATGGAGCACTGCAACGACTTCATGCTGCTTGGCACGGAGGCGGTGGCGCTGGGCCGCGTCGGCGACGACTTCTGGTGcaccgacccctccggcgaccccAACGGCACCTTCTGGCTGCAGGGCTGCCACATGGTGCACTGCGCTTACAACTCCCTCTGGATGGGCAGCTTCATCCACCCGGACTGGGACATGTTCCAGTCCACGCACCCCTGCGCCGCCTTCCACGCCGCCTCCCGCGCCGTCTCCGGCGGCCCCGTCTACGTTAGCGACTCCGTCGGCAGCCATGACTTCGCGCTgctccgccgcctcgcgctcccGGACGGCACCGTCCTCCGCTGCGAGCACCACGCGCTCCCCACCCGCGACCTCCTCTTCCTCGACCCGCTCCACGACGGCAAGACCATGCTCAAGATCTGGAACCTCAACAGGTTCTCCGGCGTGCTCGGGGCTTTCAACTGCCAGGGCGGCGGGTGGAGCCCCGAGGCGCGGCGGAACAAGTGCTGGTCCCAGTGCTCCGTCCCCGTCACCGCGCGCGCCGGCCCGGCGGACGTCGAGTGGACGCAGGGCACCGCCAAACCCGTCGCCGTCGAGGGCGCCGCGCAGTTCGCCGTGTACTTCGTCGAGGCCAAGAAGCTGGAGCTGCTGCTCCCGGAGGAGACGGTGGAGATCACGCTCGAGCCGTTCAACtacgagctcctcgtggtggcGCCCGTGCGCGTCGTCTCGCCGGACAAGGACATCCGGTTCGCGCCCATCGGGCTCGCCAACATGCTCAACACCGGCGGCGCGGTGCAGGCCTTCGAGTCCAGCGAGGTCGGCAACGGCGAGGTGACGGTGGAGGTGGCTGTCAAGGGCGCGGGGGACATGGCGGCCTACTCGTCGGCGAAGCCCAGGCTGTGCAAGGTTGAGGGCGAGgacgccgagttcgcgtacaagGATGGCGTGGTCACCGTGGCCGTGCCGTGGTCCGGGTCGTCGTCCAAGCTGTCTCGTGTCGAGTATGTCTATTGA